A stretch of DNA from Lysinibacillus sp. B2A1:
GTATTACATTTTGTTAAAGGCTTGCTACAGGAAAATCAACATTGCAGTGAAGCTGAGATTATTATCTTCACTGAAGGAATGCCTATTGATGGTCAACATCTAGTTGGAAAGCAAGCAAAAACAATGCTAGAGGAAATAAAGCGTAATTATCACGCTGAATTTTCGGTTATAGCTATGCATGAAAATAATTTTAATGAGCAGCAATTTTGGTTTGCCAATAAGGCTTTTTTTGCAGATGATGCTATTCAATAACAATAAGAGCTGATCGTCAAGGTGATTGGCTTTTATTGTGTGCATATACATAGTAGTTAGAGGAGAAAAATATGAATTTTTTGAAATGGTTAATACCATCTAGCTTTACAGTACCGACCTGGATGGATGTAATTATAGCCATCGTTCTTTGTGGTATTGGATGGCTCATTCAGTATTTTGTTATAAAGAAAATAATTAATCGGATTGTTGTATTTTTAGAAAATCGTCAGCGCAACTTTCAGGCAACGGTGCTAGCGCAATTTAATAAGGCGATTCGATATGCATTTATGGCTTCCGTTATTGTAATCAGCTTATCCTATTTGATAGATGTTTCCTTATTCACCCATAAAGCGTCTAAAAACTTTGTGTTGTCGATTATTGTTTTCTTCGCTTTTAAAGGGGTATACGACGTTTTAAACTTTTATACAAAACAACCTTTGCAACTAAATGGTGAAGAAGAAGCAAATGTCCTACTACCGTTTTTTCTTCGTATAGGAAAAGTGCTCATCATGATTTTTGCGATGTTTACCATTGCTTCCTTTTGGAATTTTAACTTAAATGGCTTTTTAACAGGAATTGGCTTAACTGGTGTAGCAATTGCCTTTGGTATTCGGGATACGCTGGCACATGTCTTCGGTGGTATGTCAGTTGCTTTGGATAACCCATTTAAAATTGGCGATTGGATTGCAACAGAGGATCAAAAAATTGAAGGAACGATTGAGGATATAAACCTTCGTAGCACGTTAATTCAAACAGGTGATAAAGGGCTTGTATATGTACCGAATTCTTATTTGGTCAATCGTCCTATTTATAATTTATCGAGACGAGAAAAACGAAAATGTGAGCATTTTTTATATGTTGCCGCTGAAAATAAAGAAGAATCCATACGCAGTGCCTTAAGTGCCATTCAAAAAGAAATTTATTTGCATAATAAGACTGAAAAAGAATTGATTCATGTCTTTATTGATGAGTTTTATCCGAGCTATTACCGTGTCCTTGTGCGTTTTTATGTAGCAAGCAATGAAACGGCTATCATGCTAGATGTACGTCAGGATATTTTATTTGCGATTCGTCAAATCATTGAGGAACTACAAATTGTATTAGTAAATCCAACAGAAGATGAATGGTTTGATACTAAAAAATAATTTGAATTGTTAGTTTTTTTGGTTTACAATGAAGGTGAGTTATCAGCTTTGATGAAGAGTAGTAGCTATTATTATTTGTTATAGAGAGCTAGTGGTTGGTGGAAACTAGTGCAAAAGAATGGCGAATGGACTTCGGAGCTCTAATCCTGAATAAAGTATGGATTAGCGTTTGCCTACGTTATAAGGCTTAGAGAGGGTCTTTATAGGAGACCAATGAAGGTGGCACCACGGCTTTTCCGTCCTTTTGTGATGGAAAGGCCTTTTTATTTTGATTCAGCAAATCTTTCTTGTGCGAAAGCAAAGCGACAGCAACAGTTCTTTCCTGTGCGAAAGCGAAGCGACAGGTACAGAATACTTCCACCTCTAATGCGTTTTTTCGTATTGAGCGGGCGTTTGTATGCACGGTGAATCAAGATAAGGCCTTTCGGCGGTTGTCACAAATTTTGAAGAGGAGCTTTTCGAGAGAGCCTCGAAAAAATCCGAATGCAATTACGTTGAGGCGTAATTGATATGTTTTAAGATGAAGAAGAGTAGAGCCTAGAGAAGGAGAGAAAGAATTATGACAGTTGAGCTTAGAACGTATACTATGAAGGTACTACAAGGGGATATGATGACGC
This window harbors:
- a CDS encoding mechanosensitive ion channel protein MscS produces the protein MNFLKWLIPSSFTVPTWMDVIIAIVLCGIGWLIQYFVIKKIINRIVVFLENRQRNFQATVLAQFNKAIRYAFMASVIVISLSYLIDVSLFTHKASKNFVLSIIVFFAFKGVYDVLNFYTKQPLQLNGEEEANVLLPFFLRIGKVLIMIFAMFTIASFWNFNLNGFLTGIGLTGVAIAFGIRDTLAHVFGGMSVALDNPFKIGDWIATEDQKIEGTIEDINLRSTLIQTGDKGLVYVPNSYLVNRPIYNLSRREKRKCEHFLYVAAENKEESIRSALSAIQKEIYLHNKTEKELIHVFIDEFYPSYYRVLVRFYVASNETAIMLDVRQDILFAIRQIIEELQIVLVNPTEDEWFDTKK